In Flavobacteriales bacterium, a single window of DNA contains:
- a CDS encoding T9SS type A sorting domain-containing protein, protein MKKLHLILLCISYISFAQNPYPVNFEAFRDNTTKKLIKTTPRSSNQQLDCSDTSYIYCENFESVSSPELPSDITTSSLEDGYNVTVNSTAQNVSGFYTGNFEDANVGGYWPVSEHTQFAMTNDDACKPNGITPNTNNNCDLSFEVIELPRLDFTGLEDVFLIFDYYHDKNYGGGDAVVEVKTANQSTWTDISGNLTSLDDWQEGIFSLSDYNNTDSVNIRIRWSDGNSWASGFAIDNIVVKKLKNYDLSLIAYDHYMSGNSYINNYSIIPLEQQNVEGVIARAVIRNTGNNAQDSVRLKIEVSSESYTDQSWGKNLVSLARDTFFANQFFNVSSTGNYDLDFIAESDSTSTQALSRSLNISEYTFARDDNTPALSFSLFSAIGTASTVEHGNSFDIAADDDLYAVDVFIADNSYPNGKIQAKVYEIISGTAAFLTESNPLSIVSTGAWQSVKFPTPVPLVADKEYLITVGGDGTTTDTTRIGVSSSKISSYGWRIYNGFSGTSGTAPQDGIYLSIPMVRMNFDPDVPGPTSIEEEEELSFFTIYPNPNNGVFSLSFDDLSESSSIEIHNILGQLVHKEFLNQHTLTKEFNLSHFEKGIYTVSLINLEGKTAQTQKIIIK, encoded by the coding sequence ATGAAAAAATTACATCTCATTTTATTGTGCATTTCGTATATCTCCTTTGCTCAAAATCCGTATCCCGTAAATTTTGAAGCATTCAGAGATAACACCACAAAAAAACTTATCAAAACTACGCCAAGAAGTAGTAATCAACAATTAGATTGTTCAGACACATCCTACATCTATTGTGAAAACTTTGAGTCCGTTTCATCTCCTGAATTACCAAGTGATATAACTACATCATCTTTAGAAGATGGATATAATGTCACAGTGAATTCTACAGCTCAAAACGTTAGTGGGTTCTACACAGGAAACTTTGAGGATGCCAATGTTGGAGGGTATTGGCCTGTTTCTGAGCATACTCAATTTGCTATGACTAATGATGATGCTTGTAAACCCAATGGAATTACTCCTAATACAAATAATAACTGTGATCTTAGCTTTGAAGTCATAGAGTTACCTAGATTAGACTTTACAGGTCTTGAAGATGTGTTTTTGATATTTGATTATTACCATGACAAAAATTATGGTGGTGGCGATGCTGTTGTAGAAGTTAAAACAGCTAATCAATCGACTTGGACAGATATATCAGGAAATTTAACGAGTTTAGATGACTGGCAGGAAGGCATTTTTTCACTTTCGGATTATAATAATACAGATTCTGTGAATATTAGAATTAGATGGTCTGATGGGAATAGTTGGGCAAGTGGGTTTGCTATTGATAACATTGTGGTTAAAAAATTAAAAAATTATGATTTATCGTTAATTGCTTATGACCATTATATGAGTGGTAATTCGTATATAAACAACTACTCCATAATTCCACTTGAACAACAAAATGTAGAGGGGGTTATTGCTAGAGCTGTCATAAGAAATACAGGAAACAATGCTCAAGATTCTGTACGCTTAAAAATAGAAGTCAGTTCAGAAAGCTACACGGATCAAAGTTGGGGTAAGAATTTGGTTTCACTAGCTAGAGATACATTTTTTGCTAATCAATTTTTTAACGTAAGTTCAACTGGCAACTACGATTTGGACTTCATAGCAGAATCAGATAGTACATCTACCCAAGCTTTAAGTAGAAGCCTAAATATTAGTGAATATACTTTTGCAAGGGATGATAACACTCCAGCGTTGAGTTTTAGTTTATTTTCCGCAATTGGAACAGCATCGACTGTTGAGCATGGCAATTCATTTGATATAGCCGCTGATGATGATTTATACGCCGTAGATGTATTCATCGCTGATAACAGTTACCCTAATGGTAAAATCCAAGCCAAAGTTTATGAAATCATATCAGGAACGGCTGCATTTCTAACAGAATCTAACCCACTTAGTATAGTCAGTACAGGTGCATGGCAAAGTGTAAAATTTCCAACTCCTGTTCCATTAGTTGCAGATAAAGAATATTTAATTACTGTTGGAGGTGATGGAACTACAACTGATACAACAAGAATAGGCGTTAGTAGCTCTAAAATTAGTAGTTATGGTTGGAGAATATATAATGGATTCTCTGGAACTAGTGGAACAGCACCTCAGGACGGTATATACCTATCTATTCCTATGGTTAGGATGAATTTTGACCCTGATGTTCCTGGACCAACAAGTATTGAAGAAGAAGAGGAGTTATCATTTTTTACCATATATCCCAACCCTAATAATGGGGTGTTTAGCCTAAGTTTTGACGATTTATCTGAAAGCTCATCTATAGAAATTCATAATATTCTTGGTCAACTAGTACATAAAGAATTTTTGAATCAACATACTCTAACGAAAGAATTCAACTTGAGTCACTTCGAAAAAGGTATTTATACAGTAAGTTTGATTAATCTTGAAGGAAAAACTGCACAAACGCAAAAGATTATAATTAAGTAA
- a CDS encoding ATP-binding cassette domain-containing protein — protein sequence MIEVKNIHKTFGDNHVLKDVSFTFQSGKTNLVIGASGSGKTTLIKCMVGLHRADSGSILFNESSFDDLDKKEKRNLRKEIGMLFQGGALFDYLTVEENIAFPLNMFTDMSNEEKKDRVNFCLKRVNLNNANALFPAELSGGMMKRVAIARAISMKPKYLFCDEPNSGLDPQTAIIIDNLIQEITQEYNITTVVNTHDMNSVMEIGDNIAFIHQGQLAWQGDKDSIINSTTKELNDFVFASKLFKKLRK from the coding sequence ATGATAGAAGTTAAAAATATACATAAAACCTTTGGAGATAATCACGTTTTAAAAGACGTATCTTTTACCTTTCAGTCTGGTAAAACCAATCTTGTTATAGGAGCTAGTGGCTCAGGTAAAACAACCCTCATAAAATGCATGGTAGGTTTGCATAGAGCTGATTCTGGAAGTATTTTATTTAATGAATCCTCATTTGATGATTTGGATAAAAAAGAAAAACGAAACCTTAGAAAAGAAATTGGAATGCTTTTTCAAGGTGGAGCATTATTTGATTACCTAACAGTCGAAGAAAATATTGCTTTTCCTCTCAATATGTTTACTGATATGAGTAATGAGGAAAAAAAAGATAGAGTAAATTTTTGTTTGAAAAGAGTCAATTTAAATAATGCTAATGCCTTATTTCCTGCCGAATTAAGCGGTGGTATGATGAAACGAGTAGCTATTGCAAGAGCCATTTCTATGAAGCCTAAATATCTATTTTGTGATGAGCCAAACTCAGGTTTAGACCCACAAACAGCCATTATTATTGATAACCTTATTCAAGAAATTACTCAAGAGTATAACATAACAACTGTAGTTAACACTCATGATATGAATTCAGTTATGGAGATAGGAGATAACATTGCATTTATACACCAAGGTCAATTGGCGTGGCAAGGCGATAAAGACTCCATAATCAACTCCACAACTAAGGAGTTAAATGATTTTGTTTTTGCTTCTAAACTATTCAAAAAGTTAAGAAAATAG
- a CDS encoding ABC transporter permease, translating into MINGLKLFGLYLSMLGNVFSRPENKKVYIKRIVDEMIKLGVNSLTIVSIISLFMGAVVTIQTGLQLNNPFIPKYLIGYATRESLILEFSPTMIALILAGKVGSSIASEIGTMRVSEQIDALEIMGINSAAFIIQPKIIASVLFFPFLVIISMGIGMFGGFLAATLGGIISKPEFLQGLIYWFEPFYIFYALVKTVFFAFAISSISSFFGYFTRGGALAVGKSSTKSVVYSCIVILIMNFILTQLMLA; encoded by the coding sequence ATGATTAATGGCTTAAAACTTTTTGGCTTGTACCTCAGTATGTTGGGGAATGTGTTTAGTCGCCCAGAGAATAAGAAGGTTTATATCAAACGCATTGTCGATGAAATGATTAAGCTTGGTGTAAACTCTTTGACAATTGTTTCTATCATATCTTTATTTATGGGTGCCGTTGTGACTATACAAACGGGTTTGCAATTAAATAATCCTTTTATTCCTAAATACTTGATTGGATATGCTACACGTGAGTCACTCATATTAGAGTTTTCACCGACCATGATTGCCCTAATTCTTGCAGGTAAAGTAGGCTCTAGTATTGCCTCTGAAATTGGAACAATGAGAGTTTCTGAACAAATAGATGCTTTAGAAATTATGGGCATCAATTCTGCTGCCTTTATTATCCAACCTAAAATAATAGCATCAGTATTATTTTTCCCTTTTCTTGTTATTATTAGTATGGGTATTGGTATGTTCGGTGGGTTTTTAGCAGCTACCCTAGGTGGAATTATTAGTAAGCCAGAATTTTTGCAAGGGCTTATATATTGGTTTGAACCTTTTTATATTTTTTATGCTCTGGTAAAAACGGTATTTTTCGCTTTTGCTATTTCCTCTATTTCTTCTTTTTTTGGATACTTTACTAGGGGCGGAGCCTTAGCCGTTGGAAAGTCTAGTACTAAATCAGTGGTTTATAGCTGTATAGTTATTCTTATTATGAACTTCATTCTTACGCAATTAATGTTGGCATGA
- a CDS encoding ferrous iron transport protein A yields the protein MKNLSELKLGTKAVIDSFSDKELALKLMEMGCLPGEKIHIERKAPLGDPIAISISGYVLSMRKAEAETILVNEIK from the coding sequence ATGAAAAATTTAAGTGAATTAAAACTAGGCACTAAAGCTGTTATTGACTCTTTTTCTGATAAAGAATTAGCTTTGAAACTGATGGAAATGGGATGTTTACCTGGAGAAAAAATTCACATTGAACGCAAAGCACCACTTGGAGACCCCATTGCAATATCTATTTCTGGATATGTTCTTAGCATGAGAAAAGCAGAAGCAGAAACTATATTAGTTAATGAAATAAAATAA